GAAGTACGCCAAGCACCATGCCGACCTGCTGCGCCGGCTGGGGGAGTGAGTGAAGTACCTGACCGTCCCGGAGGCCCTGGAGCTGGCCGAGCTCGCCATGGCGGGACAGAGCGTCGCCGTACGTGATCTCGGCCTGCTCAGCTCCGCCGTGCACCGGCCCCAGTCCCAGATGTTCGGGGTAGAGGCGTATGCGGACCTGTTCGAGAAGGCCGCCGCGCTGCTCCAGTCGCTCGCCGTGAACCACCCCTTGGTGGACGGCAACAAGCGCATGGCGTGGATGTGCACCGTCG
The Streptomyces sp. NBC_00091 genome window above contains:
- a CDS encoding type II toxin-antitoxin system death-on-curing family toxin, with the protein product MKYLTVPEALELAELAMAGQSVAVRDLGLLSSAVHRPQSQMFGVEAYADLFEKAAALLQSLAVNHPLVDGNKRMAWMCTVVFLDFNGTDMVDVDQDESYKLVIEVATGSLEDVAQIARRLRALHEAM